From Chloracidobacterium thermophilum B:
CGAAGGAAAGCCCATTGATGCCGGGCGGCTGGCATTCATTCACCGGGCCAAAACCGGCGCGCTCATCCGTGGGGCGCTGGTTTGCGGCGGGATTGTCGCCGATGCCGCCGAAAGCGACCTGGCGCTGCTGTCCGCTTACGGCGACCGGGTGGGACTCGCTTTTCAGATTGCTGATGACATTCTTGACGAAACAGCCACGGCTGAACAGTTGGGCAAGACACCTGGCAAGGACGCGGCAGCCGGCAAAGCGACCTATCCGGCACTGTACGGGCTGGAGGCTTCCCGGAAACAGGCCGAGGCGTTGGCCGAGGAGGCCATTGAGGTACTTGCACCGCTCGGCCAACGGGCGCAACTGCTCATCGAAATGGCGCGCTTTGTCGTAAACCGCACTTCATAGCCCGGCCGGTGCGGTATTTCCTTGTCTTTCACTTTCGTCCGTGTGGAGCGTTCTATGCGATACATCACGAGCTGGTTGCTTTTGTTTTTCGTGACGGGGACCCTGGTCGTGGCAGCCCAGTCCGGCATCAGGCAGGGGGATACCCGCCGTGGAAATCCTGCGTCTGAAGTGCTGGCGCCGGACTTCATAGCGCCAAGTCTGACCGATGACACCTCCATCCGCCTTTCTTCCCTGCGCGGCAAGGTGGTGGTCATGAACTTCTGGGCAAGCTGGTGTCCGCCCTGCCGCGCCGAATTTCCGCTTCTGGTCAAGCTTTATGACCGGTACAAAGAACGCGGCGTCGTCCTGTTGTCGCTCAACCTGGCCGAAGAGGCCGAAACAGCGCGCCATTTCATCCAGCAGGCAGCGCCGCCCTTCCCCGTGTATGCCGGTGCTGTCGCCGCCGCCAAGTATGACGCTTCACGGCTGCCGACAACCTACTTCATTGACCGGGCCGGGCGCATCCGGCGG
This genomic window contains:
- a CDS encoding peroxiredoxin family protein, with protein sequence MRYITSWLLLFFVTGTLVVAAQSGIRQGDTRRGNPASEVLAPDFIAPSLTDDTSIRLSSLRGKVVVMNFWASWCPPCRAEFPLLVKLYDRYKERGVVLLSLNLAEEAETARHFIQQAAPPFPVYAGAVAAAKYDASRLPTTYFIDRAGRIRRRVSGFHPKRTEVEFSSLIDELLAEPAPAAQP